In a single window of the Papaver somniferum cultivar HN1 chromosome 8, ASM357369v1, whole genome shotgun sequence genome:
- the LOC113306498 gene encoding uncharacterized protein LOC113306498 — translation MKKKKNPSYHKLNDRASTDHRYAGTGGVIQNDQGRFVAGFSKYIYKNENNMAELWAVRECLKLAASLGIFKLVVESDSHYIYREAHYAADFLAKKAANDTISCFWLQNPPSFLLDILNHDVMERAFSMFVRPD, via the exons atgaaaaagaaaaaaaatccttcttaTCATAAGTTAAATGATCGTGCTTCTACTGATCATCGCTATGCAGGAACAGGTGGAGTCATTCAAAATGACCAAGGGAGATTTGTGGCAGGTTTTTCCAAGTACATCTACAAAAATGAAAACAATATGGCGGAATTATGGGCAGTCAGGGAGTGCCTTAAACTGGCTGCAAGTTTAGGAATCTTTAAGCTTGTCGTTGAAAGCGACTCTCATTATATT TATAGGGAGGCCCACTATGCAGCGGATTTTTTGGCTAAAAAAGCTGCTAATGATACGATAAGTTGTTTCTGGTTGCAAAATCCTCCTAGCTTTTTGCTTGATATTTTGAATCATGATGTCATGGAGAGGGCCTTCTCCATGTTTGTAAGGCCCGACTAG